CAAAATTAGATATGCTATTGGAAATTTTGGATTACTCAAAACCAAAAATAGAGATTGGAGATGAAATTATAGAGATTAAAAAAGAGGACATTACAAATGCATTAAAATTATTTAAAAACAATTATGAAATTTCTAAAAAAGAAATTCCAACTCCAGTTTATATCTATTTAATTAAAGAAAATATTTTGTTTTTAAATCCAATTGAAGGAACTTTAAAGCCACAAAGCTATTTGGTTTGGAATGCAATAAAGAAGATTTTATAAAGAAATAATTATCTTAAAAAGGAGATAACTATGGAGCAAAAATTAGCAAAACATAGTTTCATTATGATATTCTTTACTTTATCAGCAGCATTTTTTAACTACCTTTATCAACTTTTTATGGGGAGGTTATTAACTCCAGAGGAATATGGAATCTTATTCTCTTTAATAAATATTTTTTATATTTTTAGCGTTCTATCCTTAACAGTTCAAACTATAATGACAAAATATACATCCCAACTAAAAGCAAAAAATCAATTTAATAAACTCTCCTACTTTTGGAGATATGCATTAAAAAAATCCTTCACATTTGGAGTAATAACAACAATTTTATTTTTTATGATAACTCCTTTCTTATCAAATTACCTTCATCTTCCTTCTCAAATACCAGCATTAATATTATTTTCATCCCTACTATTTGCTTACGCATCTCCCGTAAATTCAGGTATTTTACAAGGTTTACAAAGATTCATCCCATTGGGAATAACTCAAACACTATGGGCTTTCTTAAAATTTGTGTTAGGAATAGCGTTTGTATATTTGGGCTTTAGCGTTAGCGGAGCATTAGCACCGTTCTTAATTGCAAATATAATTGTTTTTCTCATTTCCTTCTACTTTCTAAAAGACCTAATGAAAATAAAACCAGAACCATTCAAAATCCCAAACCTGTACAAATACTCAACTTTAACTTTATTAGCATTATTGACCTATACCACATCCTATTCAATAGACACAATCTTAGCAAAACACTATCTAACTGGATTTTTAGCGGGAATTTATTCATCAGTCTCTGTCTTAGGAAAAATAATCTTATTTGCTCCGGGGGGAATAGCAGTAGTTCTATTCCCAAAAGCATCAGAATTAAAAGAGAAGGAATTAAATCATTTCAACTTATTTATAAAAGCACTAGTATTAACAATTATCTTAACATTACCTACATTGTTGTTATTCAAATTCTTCCCAGAATTAATCATAAAAACTATCTTTGGAACAAAATATCTAAAAGCAATCCCTTACTTAGCAAAATATGCTTTGGCGATGTTCTTCTTTGCAATTTCTGGATTGATTATGAATTATCTCCTGTCATTAGGAATTACAAGAGTCGCCTATGCATTATCCCTAACATTAGTAATCGAGATAATAGGGATTACTATCTTCCATCAAAATATAAACCAAATAATAGATATTGTCCTAATGACTTCAATATTATCTATAATCATTCAAATTCCATTTTTAAAAATTGCTAAGCGTATCTTAGCCCATTAATTCTTAAAAATAAATTTAAATAAAGAAGAATTATCTTACAACAAGAACTTTCTTGATAGTCACTTCTCCATCAGAAACATAAACATCATAAATTCCTTTATCCAAACTAACATTTAATAATTTTATATCATCTCCATAACATTCAAACGAAAAATTCTTTTCAAATACAACTTTTGTTTTATTAAACTCACAAATCTTTAAAGTTGCATTAATTTTGGAGGTATATGGGGAATAGCAATATATTCTTATCTTAGAGTTATTGCATAAAACATTGTATATAACTGGTTTATCATAAACAACCTCATAAATCTTTAAATCATCTGATTTAAATACAAGTTTTAAATCTTTGGAAGAGATATTCTCGTAATAGAGATGACAAAGGAAGGACTCATTAAATTTAACATCTTTATCCATTTTGTTAAATGCCTGTAACCAATACCACATCAACAAAGTCCTCTTATCAACTGCAACATAATTTGCCCTTAACTCTTTCAACCTCTCAACACCAGTTGAATAATTAGCACAAAATACATAGGCGTTTTTGTATGGGTTGTTTCCAAATTCTGTTTGAGTATCAGTAAAGACAGTTTTTTCAGATATTGCAATAAACCAATTTGCCTGATCCCAAAATGTGAATATTGTTTTTCCATCCTTATCTTTCATCCACAAACTTGCTTTATACCAATCTTCTGAAATATATGGAGTTATTTTACTCATTTGGTTTTCTGAACTAACTACAGGAACAGATACCAATATCAAAAATATAAATATGCTAAACACAGTTCTTAATTTCAAAGAAATGTCATAATTTTTAAAATTTATTATTCTTTTTTGGATATTTTCTGTAAAATCTGAAAAAATCAACCCAATTGGTAGTATAAATCCCAAAGAGCCCACAAAAACATACCTCACTCCATTAAAACATAAAACAATAGAAGAAACAAAAAGTGCCAATGCCAATAGATAGTTAAATGTTATTGACTTTTTTATTAGCATTCTAATAATTTTAACAATAAATGCCACAATCAAAAATATATAGATACTAAAACCTAAAAGTAAGTCCCAATAACTGAAAAAACTTTCTGTTAAAATAATTCTTGGGCCTTTTCCAATCTTTCCAGTGAGTATTAAAGAAATTATTTTGGATACTATATCTATATTCAACATTTTAAAACCCAATATCAAAAAAAGCCCAAACAACAGAAAAATCCCCAAATAAACACTTGCATTTTTAATTTTTATATATTTAATATATACCAACTCAAATAAATAAACTCCAAATAATACCAAAAACACTAATAAATGACTAACATAGTGGTAAAAGAACCATACCTTCCAAATTCCTACAAAGATTAATGAACATCCAATATAAATTGTAAATCCCTTTAGAACATCTTCTTTTTTAAATATAACATAAACAAAATGAATAATCCCAATGATTATTGGTATATAAACCCATCCATTCCATACAAGGGAACACAATAATGTAAAAACGGATGATAAAAAAACAAATTTCATTTTCAATGAATTTAAATATTTCAAAAAGTAATACACTGCAAACATACCAAAGAAAACCATCCAAACTTCTCCTCTATAATACCCAGCAAGACCACTCTTAACGATAATCGGAGATACTGCAAATACAAAAGCCATGGTTATTCCTAAATATCTATTTTTTAATTCCTTTCCAATTAAATAAATAGGAATCACTGTTAAAGAGCCAATAATTGGGGGGATAATCTGAACAAACTTTAATAAATCAACATTGTAAAATTTAGATACTACCCAATATAGAATTGCCGGAATCCAATAAAGACCAGAGGGGTTGGGGGATCTCCCATAAAATGGATGATTTGATAAATTGTTAAATGGGATATAATAGCCGTTATTGACTATTGATTTAATCATCGCATAATGATACCAAGGGTCTGCAAGTAATAATAAATCATATTTAAGTGTTTTTATCCTAAGAATAAAACCTAAAATAACAATGCACAAAATTAAAATCCAAAATTTGGCATTTTTTGAAATATTATCAATAAATTTCATGTGTATCATCCCCATTTTCTCTTATATCTTTAATGTATTCATAAAATGCTCTAAACACTCCAACAACTAACAAAAAGTATGCATACTCTGCTATTTTATTTGCCAAATATTCGTTATTTTTCATCAGGCATATCGCTGAGATAATTAAACCCAGTATTGCCCCCAAAATAAAAACCCCTGAAGGTTCTAAATCCCCAATTGGTAAATTACTGAATTTTTTAATATTTTTTAAATATAAAGAGATGTACACCAAAACAAATGAAAAAATTGATAGTAAGACGGCAAATATCCCAATGGTTTTAAAATATGCTACAGTAATCCACAATGAAAATACAGAAATAAATATTTTAATAAACGATTGTGGAGAAACCCTAACTGATGGTATTAGAACCACTATTGGAATCATGAATAGTAACATTGCATTTTTTATGTATGATGGATTATTTATTGCAAGCAAAATTAAAACTATTATGAATGTTGATAAACAATAGTAATTTAAAAATAACTCTAATTTTTTAAATGACTTTATTAATAATATATGTAATATCGAAGGGATGAAAATCAAAACCAATAAATATTTATAAATCCCTTCAACATAATATACTATTGACAATCCCAATATTCCAAATAAAACCATTACACCAATTTTAAAAATCTGCAATATTCTCATGTTATCACCCAATGGCAGAATAAAGATATTTAGTAAAATATATCCAAAAAGTATATATACTTTATTTTGTAGAATATAAACAAATTATGGCATAACTTGGGGGTGAACTAAATTGAAGCCTAAAGTGTCTATACTCATTTCGATTCTAATGATACTTAGTGTGATGCCATTAACTTTTGCAGATTCGAAAGAAAATGTTGCAATAATTGTTTCAACACCGGCAGATGCTGTTGTGGCAGCACCTTACGCAAAAGCGATGGGTTATAAGTTAATATACACACCATCAAAAGACCTATCAGAAGATGCAAAAAGAACTCTTGAGATAGAACATATTAACAAGGTTATCATAGTTGGTGGTCCTGTAGCAGTAAGTAACAATGTAGAAAATAAATTAAAGTTGGATTTAAAGATAAAAACTGAAAGAGTTTGGGGGGAAACAAGAGTAGAAACCTCAGCAAAACTCTTCGAAAGATGGGTTAAAGAAGACCCAAAAATTGCAGAAAAAGTCGTCCTTGCAGAAGGATTTAATGAAAAAATAATCCCAGTTGCAGTTGGTTTTGATGCACCAGTGTTATACTACGCTCCAAATAAGGCAGAAATTGCTATTAATACATTAAAAACATTAAATGTAAAAATAGACAAAGCGGTAATTCTTGGAACTGAAGTGCCTAAAGAGGTAAAAGAAGTTTCAAAAATTAGTAAAACAGTAATGGTTGCATCAGATAAAGACCCAGCAAAAGTTATAAAAACTGCAATTAGTTTTGCCAAAGAAATAAACCCAGAAATTTCTAAAAAATCAGTTGCTGTAGTAGCATTTGAAAAAACTAATAATCCAATAATTAATGCAATACTTGAATTTGTAAAAGGAAATGTCGGCTCTATAGTACCAATCCCAACAGAAGATGATAAATCAATATCAAATATTATAAGTGGGGTAATCTCAATCAACACCAATGTAAATGTGTTTGGTGAATCTTCAACAATAATGGATAAAGTAGTTAATGTTATAACAAAAGTGTCAAAATCTGAAGGAGCAACTGTTTCTGTATCAACAACAACAGGTGTTACACCAGTTAGGCATGTTGGAAGTTCTGGAGGAAGCGCAACAACATCAACAACCCCACCAACCAAAACTGCAACATTAAACAGTGTAACTCTTGATGGAAATAGTATAACATTAAATACAAGTGAAGGAATAAAAACAGCAAATGTAAGCTATAGTTCTGGAAATAAAACAATAATTGCAGAGAAAATAAAAGAAAAGACAAATGATACTATTGATTCATTAGTTGACAGTATGGTTAATGACAATAACGTATACCCTGTAAACGCAACACTTAGTGGAGGAAATATAAAAGAAGGTAGCGATTCATGGTTAGTTGGTTTATGGAATAGCATAACTAAATTGTTCATTGGTATAATTCATGCAGTCCTTGGAGATGGCTCAGTAATAGATGATACAGTAGTATACAACGGAAACTTAGCAGGAAACATCATGCCTGGAAACTATGCAGGAAACTTGGCAGGAAACATCATGCCTGGAAACTATGCAGGAAACTTGGCAGGAAACTTAGCACCATTAAACAGCCAATAAACTCTATTTAATACTTTTTTATTATTTTTAAGTCTGGATTTTTTTAACTTTTTTATGAATTTTTTTATTTTTTGAAATTTGTTATTATATTTTTTATAATTTTTATAGAATCCAAAAAACACAGTAAAATTGCAAGGGAAAACTATGAAAATCTTAATAATAACTGGAAAGATAGCAGAAAAAAAAGTAAAAAATGCTGTAAAAAAATACGATTTCATAGATGTCCATGTAGCAGACATCTCAATTGCAGCATTTTTGACACCAAATTTGATTATAAAAGAAATAAAACAAATAGAAAAAGAAAAAAACATCAAATTAAAAGATATTTATGATTTTGTTTTAGTTACGGGATTAATAAGACATGATTTAAAAAAAGTAGAGGAAGAAACGGGAATAAAAACCTTCAAATCTACAAGAGAGGCCTCTGACATCCCAATTTTAATAGAAAACCTAAATAATATAAAGTTATCAACAATTGATTATGCTGACAATCAATTAATGGAATTTATAAAGAAAAATGCTGAAAAGGAGATTGAAGAAGCGGAAAAAATACCTTTAAAACCCCCAAACATAAAAATTGGCAATTTGAAGGTTGGTGATGATTACCCAATGCGTGTCTTGGGAGAGATTGTTCACACCCCATGGTTAAGTGATAAAGAATTAGAGAAAAAAATCATCTATTATATTGAAAGTGGAGCAGATATGATTGATTTGGGGATGGTTAGTAATGAGAATCATGCAGACGATTTAAAGAGGATAATAAAAATAGCGAGGGATATAACGGATAAACCAATAAGCATTGATACATTAAACACAAAAGAATTAATTGTTGCAATAAA
The nucleotide sequence above comes from Methanotorris formicicus Mc-S-70. Encoded proteins:
- a CDS encoding oligosaccharide flippase family protein codes for the protein MEQKLAKHSFIMIFFTLSAAFFNYLYQLFMGRLLTPEEYGILFSLINIFYIFSVLSLTVQTIMTKYTSQLKAKNQFNKLSYFWRYALKKSFTFGVITTILFFMITPFLSNYLHLPSQIPALILFSSLLFAYASPVNSGILQGLQRFIPLGITQTLWAFLKFVLGIAFVYLGFSVSGALAPFLIANIIVFLISFYFLKDLMKIKPEPFKIPNLYKYSTLTLLALLTYTTSYSIDTILAKHYLTGFLAGIYSSVSVLGKIILFAPGGIAVVLFPKASELKEKELNHFNLFIKALVLTIILTLPTLLLFKFFPELIIKTIFGTKYLKAIPYLAKYALAMFFFAISGLIMNYLLSLGITRVAYALSLTLVIEIIGITIFHQNINQIIDIVLMTSILSIIIQIPFLKIAKRILAH
- a CDS encoding STT3 domain-containing protein translates to MKFIDNISKNAKFWILILCIVILGFILRIKTLKYDLLLLADPWYHYAMIKSIVNNGYYIPFNNLSNHPFYGRSPNPSGLYWIPAILYWVVSKFYNVDLLKFVQIIPPIIGSLTVIPIYLIGKELKNRYLGITMAFVFAVSPIIVKSGLAGYYRGEVWMVFFGMFAVYYFLKYLNSLKMKFVFLSSVFTLLCSLVWNGWVYIPIIIGIIHFVYVIFKKEDVLKGFTIYIGCSLIFVGIWKVWFFYHYVSHLLVFLVLFGVYLFELVYIKYIKIKNASVYLGIFLLFGLFLILGFKMLNIDIVSKIISLILTGKIGKGPRIILTESFFSYWDLLLGFSIYIFLIVAFIVKIIRMLIKKSITFNYLLALALFVSSIVLCFNGVRYVFVGSLGFILPIGLIFSDFTENIQKRIINFKNYDISLKLRTVFSIFIFLILVSVPVVSSENQMSKITPYISEDWYKASLWMKDKDGKTIFTFWDQANWFIAISEKTVFTDTQTEFGNNPYKNAYVFCANYSTGVERLKELRANYVAVDKRTLLMWYWLQAFNKMDKDVKFNESFLCHLYYENISSKDLKLVFKSDDLKIYEVVYDKPVIYNVLCNNSKIRIYCYSPYTSKINATLKICEFNKTKVVFEKNFSFECYGDDIKLLNVSLDKGIYDVYVSDGEVTIKKVLVVR
- a CDS encoding cell wall-binding repeat-containing protein, producing the protein MKPKVSILISILMILSVMPLTFADSKENVAIIVSTPADAVVAAPYAKAMGYKLIYTPSKDLSEDAKRTLEIEHINKVIIVGGPVAVSNNVENKLKLDLKIKTERVWGETRVETSAKLFERWVKEDPKIAEKVVLAEGFNEKIIPVAVGFDAPVLYYAPNKAEIAINTLKTLNVKIDKAVILGTEVPKEVKEVSKISKTVMVASDKDPAKVIKTAISFAKEINPEISKKSVAVVAFEKTNNPIINAILEFVKGNVGSIVPIPTEDDKSISNIISGVISINTNVNVFGESSTIMDKVVNVITKVSKSEGATVSVSTTTGVTPVRHVGSSGGSATTSTTPPTKTATLNSVTLDGNSITLNTSEGIKTANVSYSSGNKTIIAEKIKEKTNDTIDSLVDSMVNDNNVYPVNATLSGGNIKEGSDSWLVGLWNSITKLFIGIIHAVLGDGSVIDDTVVYNGNLAGNIMPGNYAGNLAGNIMPGNYAGNLAGNLAPLNSQ